In the Malus domestica chromosome 16, GDT2T_hap1 genome, one interval contains:
- the LOC103402762 gene encoding uncharacterized protein produces MGSATSSMAAKFAFFPPDPPSYDTYIDEPTGKMRISDVLPRDDVDVVKLSTKKGNEIVAMYVKNPCASLTLLYSHGNAADIGQMYHIFTELSLHLGVNLMGYDYSGYGQSSGKPSEQDTYADIEAAYKCLEEKYGIKEEDVILYGQSVGSGPALDLAIRLPNLRGVVLHSPILSGLRVMYPVKKTFWFDIYKNIDKIPHVSCPVLVIHGTEDEVVDFSHGKQLWELCKEKYEPLWLKGGNHCNLELYPEYLRHLRKFISAIEKLPRLRNSTEQSADQSESPLKTEDNKDKARSSTDLRDKSRSSTGQRDKSRLSTDSKERSRTSTEKREKSRRSTDRSGKARSSIDQSERARNSFDRLGDMVRSVGLCNVDCLKQAALEA; encoded by the exons ATGGGGTCTGCAACATCGTCTATGGCTGCAAAGTTCGCATTTTTCCCACCGGACCCTCCGTCATATGACACGTACATCGACGAACCAACCGGGAAAATGAGGATCTCCGATGTTCTTCCTCGAGACGATGTTGACGTGGTGAAGCTGAGCACAAAAAAAGGGAATGAGATTGTGGCTATGTATGTCAAAAATCCATGTGCTTCACTCACTCTGCTTTACTCCCATGGAAATGCTGCTGATATTGGTCAGATGTACCACATTTTCACTGAGCTTAGTCTTCATCTGGGTGTCAATCTCATGGG CTACGATTATTCTGGCTATGGACAATCTTCTGGAAAG CCAAGTGAGCAGGACACATATGCAGACATAGAGGCAGCATACAAATGCCTTGAAGAGAAGTACGGCATAAAGGAGGAAGATGTTATTTTGTACGGACAGTCAGTTGGAAGCGGACCTGCTCTGGATTTGGCCATTCGTTTGCCTAACTTGAGGGGTGTTGTTCTTCACAGTCCGATACTGTCCGGCCTTCGAGTGATGTACCCTGTCAAGAAAACATTCTGGTTCGACATTTATAAG AATATCGATAAGATCCCACATGTCAGTTGCCCAGTTTTGGTGATTCAT GGAACTGAAGATGAAGTTGTGGATTTCTCGCATGGAAAACAGCTGTGGGAGCTTTGCAAAGAGAAATATGAACCCTTGTGGCTCAAAGGAGGCAACCATTGTAACTTGGAACTCTATCCAGAGTACTTGAGGCATCTCAGGAAGTTCATATCTGCCATAGAGAAACTACCCCGTCTTCGAAATTCAACCGAACAGAGTGCAGATCAATCGGAGTCTCCTCTGAAGACCGAAGACAACAAGGACAAGGCAAGATCAAGCACTGACTTGAGAGACAAGTCTAGGTCCAGCACGGGGCAGCGAGACAAGTCCAGGCTCAGCACAGACAGTAAAGAGAGATCAAGAACGAGTactgagaagagagagaagtcaAGAAGGAGCACAGATCGGTCTGGAAAGGCAAGGAGCAGCATAGATCAGTCGGAGAGAGCTAGAAATAGCTTCGACCG ATTGGGAGATATGGTGAGGTCAGTTGGATTATGTAACGTAGATTGTCTGAAGCAGGCCGCTTTAGAGGCTTGA